From Asterias amurensis chromosome 3, ASM3211899v1, a single genomic window includes:
- the LOC139935120 gene encoding trafficking protein particle complex subunit 8-like, whose amino-acid sequence MAQCTQSAQEFVQNAFGPTVAVLCSHDAEVLAQKNNLSVVEMLRPFSCLTNEAHIRDPSGQIHTVRNLRLILNEMNHQPQAPMLMRKMLQESVNRCQPPPVNGNRGNVITVGSYDLQIGSSTAWYETYRDVFLQLLTPSDHEFIQHYVACMHVVSTSHADPMDQFAKLSQQQHFLQHTSKSPYPKWLVPNIFKYYVLLHDNTDGEEEKAEAVYQSMKTTYSPHTCHLLRINSRSLNAAETTILNSEGSSNMPDPWSQYVNKSSEQLDTLDSDITQPTDDEGFPDRVMESGPENLEVTNPSDTSLLTPDSTDDGPNDPSPDDVIIPTQGNSLNEVIAHPLDQSIETKRSREELDSFNSADAPLLTNNKILNSEGGMQPTSKRSKFHGACLTLSDHDRLRNFIHEFSVRGLLPYIERMIRILSDQLAARKGLHRFMFSATKKWFGGKQAEKAAVTGLDMGGKYLRESPELQMRRLADLAFLVQLYELAYTSYHTAKRDFGNDQAWAHYAGALEMAAVSAFMLGSMQKAYPTHYMETAVTTYLNTCKRPQFATRAVLMSTEILKARGMYAEAAMEFIRMTGEDSDIRSAIFLEQAAHCFINMRQPMVRKYAFHMILAGHRFSKAGQRKHALRSYWQALQVYKGKGWTLAEDHINFTIGRQSFNLKQLENATTAFKHLLTYKSKQPPDQQNAFFKDYLSVFKQLKTMQSQEGNMQTTFSQLPLPIINKPLTRVLLTNPRKTILPDNHMFATSVTFDRIFDPTEREEWQDLEEMAVMVATGQRNLPAGYRPNLQLLHGKTDNSVSPLVVVGEAVTVELVLENPLKISLTISDLMLRWKFTPVDYEHVNKENPEQQPAVVSNEADILNEKRNQLDEVVSTESIHEIVLAGSEYKPVHLSVTPHQTGELHILGVAYSLSAQQLLTTKDEITPTDFGNRENPDSPQKDSKSISRGVGVISVQGGQDLDIQGPRLNGTKVERCSVMYGPDRRLDPVVVPPMPLLEVIFNSFPSTLLCGEVCSSVVEFTNKGFSPLQKLLVSSNHPEMFSFGAFHTPTNQSQTGKDFANQSKASVYRTVQLSGSREGGCVESTVDKCNISHVTEIPLPGGMLPPEGSISIPMFVRGPDKSGIHEINMLFYYESSEENAKMRHRTLHHTAVIHSSNSISLTATALRAHSGERRDAEATGTSLVVNLDIDNMNQVHDSHIIEFSIGQVSCVSNTWALDSLDANTQTKEPKISGGESQRMCFKATKCRQHPTENPGKEQLVFTSVTFGKQRVDSSATPCRDFFFRSTFDPSKRSLELTPSSKTATPSTMSPTEETSVTVVTDTKTALEDCVKAGLTLIVLWKAFVVDEEGFHHTLVGQHHITMETMGKEVTTVQTTRRPREVTPLKIIKDPETELAKKEPSAEVMGQLLKYSLQYSEVKEHDFTKQRICTLPVSLNVYNCTSTAVEVAIETADQDNTSAMAERSASQPDSYPLRATSTSSTAFSWVGHITQKLILPPHAPHQAPLHACFSAPGVYNLANTKVLARSPQEGAGDPKRSGGERSGFLLQQRLPPSLVTIVGASVS is encoded by the exons ATGGCGCAGTGCACGCAGAGCGCGCAGGAGTTTGTGCAGAATGCCTTCGGACCGACGGTGGCTGTGTTGTGCAGCCACGACGCGGAGGTTTTGGCACAGAAAAACAATCTTTCTGTTGTTGAAATGTTACGCCCATTTAGCTGTTTAACGAACGAGG CTCATATAAGAGACCCATCAGGACAGATACACACTGTTCGCAACCTCCGCCTCATCCTGAACGAGATGAATCATCAACCCCAGGCTCCGATGCTGATGAGGAAGATGCTACAAGAGAGTGTCAACCGATGTCAACCACCGCCTGTCAACGGAAACCGTGGCAACGTCATCACTGTTGGTTCCTATGACCTGCAGATTGGAT CATCCACGGCTTGGTATGAAACTTACCGTGATGTCTTCCTTCAGCTGTTGACACCATCAGATCATGAGTTTATACAACACTACGTTGCAT GTATGCATGTAGTATCAACGTCCCACGCCGACCCGATGGATCAGTTTGCCAAGCTGAGCCAgcagcagcattttctgcagcACACCTCCAAATCCCCCTATCCAAAATGGTTGGTCCCGAACATCTTCAAGTACTATGTACTGTTGCATGACAACACGGATGGTGAAGAGGAAAA GGCTGAGGCTGTTTACCAGAGCATGAAGACCACCTATAGCCCTCATACCTGCCACCTTCTTAGGATCAACTCACGTTCCCTCAACGCCGCTGAAACCACCATATTAAATAGTGAGGGGAGCAGTAACATGCCGGACCCCTGGAGCCAATATGTCAATAAGAGTTCAGAGCAGTTG GACACATTGGATTCAGACATAACTCAGCCGACTGATGACGAGGGATTCCCGGACAGAGTGATGGAGTCCGGGCCGGAAAACCTGGAAGTCACAAATCCTTCAGACACGAGCTTATTAACACCGGACAGCACAGATG ATGGCCCTAATGACCCTTCACCCGATGATGTCATCATACCAACTCAGGGGAACTCCCTCAATGAAGTCATCGCCCACCCTCTGGATCAATCCATAGAGACGAAACGATCTCGGGAAGAACTGGATTCCTTCAACAGTGCTGACGCTCCGCTACTTACCAACAACAAGATCCTGAACAGTGAGGGCGGTATGCAGCCTACCTCCAAGAGGTCAAAGTTTCATGGGGCATGCTTGACGTTGAGCGATCACGACCGGCTGCGAAATTTCATTCACGAGTTTTCCGTGCGAGGCTTGTTGCCGTACATTGAGAGAATGATCAGGATTCTTAGCGATCAG CTCGCCGCAAGGAAAGGACTTCACCGGTTCATGTTCAGTGCGACCAAGAAGTGGTTCGGTGGTAAACAGGCTGAGAAGGCTGCCGTCACTGGACTCGATATGGGTGGAAA GTACTTGAGAGAGTCTCCTGAGCTACAGATGAGACGTCTAGCCGACCTGGCCTTCTTGGTCCAGCTCTACGAGCTTGCTTATACCTCATACCATACTGCAAAGAGAGACTTTGGTAATGACCAGGCATGGGCTCACTACGCTGGGGCACTG GAAATGGCCGCAGTGTCTGCTTTCATGCTTGGCAGTATGCAGAAGGCTTACCCCACACACTACATGGAGACTGCAGTAACCACGTACCTAAACACGTGCAA gaGACCACAGTTTGCAACTAGAGCAGTCCTGATGAGCACTGAGATCCTTAAAGCCAGAGGAATGTACGCAGAAGCAGCCATGGAATTCATTAGAATGACGGGAGAG GATTCTGATATAAGGAGTGCCATCTTCCTGGAGCAGGCAGCCCACTGTTTCATCAATATGCGTCAACCGATGGTCCGCAAGTATGCATTCCATATGATCCTAGCTGGCCATCGATTCAGCAAGGCAGGACAG CGAAAGCATGCATTGAGATCCTACTGGCAAGCCTTACAGGTGTACAAGGGCAAAGGTTGGACACTAGCAGAG GACCATATAAATTTCACTATTGGTCGTCAGTCATTCAACCTGAAGCAGTTGGAGAATGCCACCACTGCATTCAAGCATCTACTAACCTACAAGAGCAAACAGCCACCAGACCAACAGAACGCTTTCTTCAAAGACTActtgtctgttttcaag CAACTAAAGACAATGCAATCTCAAGAGGGAAACATGCAGACCACATTTTCTCAGCTCCCTCTACCCATCATCAACAAACCATTAACGAGGGTTCTGCTGACAAACCCCAGGAAAACAATACTCCCAG ACAACCACATGTTTGCAACCTCTGTGACCTTTGACCGCATATTTGACCCCACGGAGCGTGAAGAATGGCAGGACTTGGAGGAGATGGCTGTCATGGTGGCTACCGGCCAACGGAATCTACCGGCCGGTTACCGGCCGAATCTTCAGCTGTTACATGGGAAGACGGACAACAGTGTCAGCCCTCTGGTGGTGGTTGGAG AGGCAGTGACAGTAGAGTTAGTGTTAGAGAACCCATTGAAGATTTCATTAACGATATCAGACCTGATGCTAAGATGGAAGTTCACCCCCGTCGACTACGAGCACGTGAATAAAGAGAACCCAGAACAGCAGCCGGCTGTGGTTTCAAACGAGGCGGATATCCTCAATGAAAAG cGCAACCAGTTGGATGAAGTGGTCAGCACAGAGTCGATTCATGAAATTGTCCTCGCTGGTAGTGAATACAAACCG GTACACCTCTCAGTGACACCTCATCAGACTGGAGAGCTCCACATCCTCGGTGTCGCTTACAGCCTCTCCGCTCAGCAGTTACTCACCACCAAGGACGAGATCACCCCCACTGATTTCGGAAACCGTGAGAACCCAGACAGCCCCCAGAAGGATTCCAAGTCCATTTCTCGTGGCGTCGGTGTCATCTCAGTCCAGGGCGGGCAAGATCTGGACATTCAGGGGCCGAGACTTAACGGCACCAAAGTTGAACGATGTAGCGTGATGTATGGGCCTGATCGCCGGCTGGACCCTGTGGTTGTACCACCCATGCCACTCCTAGAA GTTATCTTCAACTCTTTCCCATCAACTCTACTATGTGGTGAAGTCTGCAGTTCAGTCGTGGAGTTCACCAACAAGGGATTCAGCCCCCTCCAGAAACTTCTTGTGTCATCCAACCACCCTGAAATGTTTTCCTTTGGAGCGTTCCACACTCCCACCAACCAATCCCAAACGGGCAAAGACTTTGCCAACCAATCGAAAGCCAGTGTGTATAGGACTGTTCAATTATCCGGCAGTAGGGAGGGGGGTTGTGTGGAGAGCACTGTTGATAAGTGTAATATATCGCATGTGACTGAGATCCCACTGCCTGGAGGCATGCTGCCTCCAGAGGGCAGTATATcaatacccatgtttgtgagAGGGCCCGATAAGAGTGGAATACATGAGATTAATATGCTTTTTTATTACGAATCTTCAGAGGAAAACGCCAAAATGAG GCATAGAACATTGCATCACACTGCTGTGATACACTCTAGTAACTCTATTTCTTTGACTGCGACTGCCTTGAGGGCGCACTCTGGCGAGAGACGAGACGCCGAGGCAACGGGAACCAGCTTGGTCGTCAATCTGGACATTGACAACATGAATCAG GTTCATGATTCTCATATAATTGAGTTCAGCATTGGACAGGTGTCTTGCGTCAGCAATACATGGGCTCTTGACAGTCTCGACGCTAACACTCAAACCAAAG agccgAAGATAAGTGGAGGTGAATCCCAGAGGATGTGTTTCAAAGCTACAAAGTGCAGACAGCATCCAACTG AGAATCCTGGTAAGGAACAACTGGTCTTCACGAGTGTTACATTCGGGAAACAAAGG GTGGATAGCTCGGCAACTCCTTGCCGTGACTTTTTCTTCCGTTCGACCTTTGACCCCAGCAAGCGAAGCCTGGAGCTGACCCCATCCAGCAAGACGGCAACTCCCAGCACCATGAGCCCGACAGAGGAGACGAGTGTTACCGTGGTAACTGACACCAAAACAGCTCTGGAGGATTGCGTCAAGGCGGGGTTGACCCTCATCGTACTGTGGAAG GCTTTTGTTGTTGATGAGGAGGGCTTCCATCATACACTCGTCGGGCAGCATCACATTACCATGGAAACAATGGGCAAAGAAGTAACAACTGTGCAGACTACAAGG AGGCCCCGAGAAGTCACCCCTCTAAAGATAATCAAAGACCCTGAGACGGAGCTGGCCAAGAAGGAACCCAGTGCAGAGGTCATGGGTCAACTTCTGAAATACAGCCTACAGTACAGCGAGGTCAAAGAGCATGACTTTACCAAGCAGAG AATCTGCACGTTACCAGTGTCTCTGAACGTATACAACTGTACCAGTACTGCTGTAGAGGTTGCCATAGAAACAGCGGACCAGGACAACACAAG TGCAATGGCGGAGAGGTCAGCCTCCCAGCCCGATAGCTACCCACTCAGGGCGACATCAACAAGCTCAACCGCCTTCTCCTGGGTCGGACACATCACCCAGAAGTTGATTCTACCCCCTCACGCACCCCACCAGGCTCCACTCCATGCCTGCTTCAGTGCCCCGGGAGTCTACAATCTGGCTAATACAAAGGTTCTTGCCaggtcaccacaagagggcgctggtGACCCCAAGAGGTCGGGAGGTGAGAGGTCGGGGTTTTTGTTGCAGCAGAGGCTACCCCCTAGCCTAGTGACAATCGTTGGTGCTTCTGTATCGTAG
- the LOC139935123 gene encoding uncharacterized protein KIAA1143 homolog, whose amino-acid sequence MSGRGRQSIDYVKPSEPSFLTKFKQQAGYKEGPNVDTKREVPSFDEDDDRPEEDDEKPTVVVLREGDLSQEEVDNYAQDKGTTDDNESAGKILFKKPFKRSSEESATSDLNVTSNKKKKPKRDKKKGGEKSEMKEVKNKSLLSFGDDEEEETMEKLGNIVPFI is encoded by the exons ATGTCTGGCCGTGGTCGCCAATCCATAGACTATGTAAAACCGAGCGAACCAAGCTTTTTGACGAAATTTAAGCAGCAAGCAGGTTACAAAGAAGGGCCAAACGTTGATACGaag AGAGAGGTTCCGTCATTTGATGAGGATGATGATCGACCAGAAGAAGATGATGAGAAACCAACTGTTGTTGTACTCCGTGAGGGAGATTTGTCCCAAGAAGAGGTCGATAACTACGCCCAAGATAAAGGAACAACTG ATGACAACGAATCAGCTGGAAAAATCCTCTTCAAGAAACCTTTTAAAAGATCTTCAGAGGAGAGTGCAACATCCGATCTCAACGTGACATCCAATAAGAAAAAGAAACCCAAACGAGACAAGAAGAAAGGAGGCGAAAAAAGTGAAATGAAAGAAGTGAAGAACAAATCTTTGCTATCGTTTGGTGATGACGAGGAAGAAGAGACGATGGAAAAATTGGGAAATATTGTACCTTTTATCTAG